In Mercurialis annua linkage group LG6, ddMerAnnu1.2, whole genome shotgun sequence, the following are encoded in one genomic region:
- the LOC126688328 gene encoding alpha/beta hydrolase domain-containing protein VTE7, whose translation MNNGPVGSKLSLVGWAITKALFGFGHASLLSVSLLHKFMIIFIILVQSFKTKTRIDISYMYTLTAISPAFLMPRKCRAAMHFTVSASDFPPFLPKEVQNIEDPFARKLATRIERLPVQVKFSNQEICIMSSCVKPQIQSQTSPVVLLHGFDSSCLEWRYTLPMLEESGLETWAIDILGWGFSDLEELPSCDVASKRNHLYQFWRSHIRRPVIMVGPSLGAAVAIDFAVNYPEAVDKLVLIDASVYAEGTGDLAKLQKPLAYAGVYLLKSVPLRLYANFLSFSGIALSTAIDWMKVGRLHCLYPWWEDATVNFMTSGGYSVISQIKKVEKRTLIIWGEDDQIVSNKLGVRLHCELPNATIRQIPDCGHIPHVEKPDSVSKLIMEFVGEDVYKEVQTAAL comes from the exons ATGAATAATGGGCCTGTTGGCTCTAAATTGAGCCTAGTGGGCTGGGCAATAACTAAGGCTTTGTTTGGGTTCGGTCATGCAAGTTTATTATCCGTCTCTCTGCTTCACAAGTTTATGATCATTTTTATCATTCTTGTACAGAGCTTCAAAACTAAGACAAGGATAGatatatcatatatgtataCGCTCACAGCTATTTCTCCTGCATTCTTAATGCCAAGAAAATGTAGAGCTGCAATGCATTTTACGGTTTCCGCAAGCGATTTCCCTCCGTTTTTACCTAAAGAAGTTCAAAATATTGAAGACCCTTTTGCAAGAAAGTTGGCTACAAGAATTGAAAGGCTTCCTGTCCAG GTTAAGTTCTCCAACCAAGAAATTTGTATCATGAGTAGCTGTGTGAAGCCACAAATACAAAGCCAGACAAGTCCAGTTGTTCTTCTTCATGGTTTTGATAG TTCCTGTTTAGAATGGAGATACACATTACCAATGCTTGAGGAATCTGGTTTAGAGACTTGGGCTATTGACATTCTTGGCTGGGGCTTCTCTGATTTAG AAGAACTGCCATCATGCGATGTTGCATCTAAGCGCAATCATTTGTATCAG TTCTGGAGATCCCACATAAGAAGGCCTGTCATCATGGTTGGACCGAGCCTTGGTGCTGCTGTTGCGATTGACTTTGCTGTCAACTACCCGGAAGCT GTAGATAAACTGGTTTTGATTGATGCAAGTGTGTATGCGGAAGGCACAGGAGACCTAGCAAAGTTGCAGAAACCATTAGCATATGCTGGG GTTTATTTATTGAAGAGTGTCCCCCTTCGCTTATATGCTAATTTTCTGAGCTTCAGTGGTATAGCATTGAGTACAGCAATAGACTGGATGAAG GTGGGCCGCCTACATTGTCTGTATCCTTGGTGGGAAGATGCAACTGTGAATTTTATGACTAGTGGTGGCTATAGTGTTATTTCTCAGATAAAGAAG GTTGAAAAGAGGACACTGATAATTTGGGGCGAGGATGATCAGATTGTAAGCAACAAACTAGGGGTG AGATTACACTGCGAACTTCCGAATGCGACCATCCGACAGATACCAGATTGTGGACACATTCCTCATGTGGAAAAACCTGATTCTGTATCCAAATTGATCATGGAGTTTGTCGGAGAAGACGTTTATAAAGAGGTTCAGACCGCTGCTCTCTAA
- the LOC126688063 gene encoding PLASMODESMATA CALLOSE-BINDING PROTEIN 3-like produces MAVLVYLLLLLALTGHSSGLYCICKDGVGDAQLQKSIDYACGAGADCTPILQNGACFQPNTIKDHCNYAVNSYFQKKGQVVGSCDFSSTATTSANPPSTAVSTCVYPNSPGNSGTPNTGTPGTSTPGTGTPNTGTPGTGTGTGTGTGTGTGTGTGTGTGVTPTPFIGPGLGPTGSGNGFDNSGNGVASIQAISGLIFVSLTSGLFLLLWD; encoded by the exons ATGGCTGTTTTAGTGTATTTACTGCTTTTATTAGCACTTACTGGCCATTCAA GTGGGTTATACTGCATATGCAAGGATGGAGTAGGTGATGCTCAGCTGCAAAAGAGTATAGATTATGCTTGTGGAGCTGGGGCTGATTGTACACCAATTCTTCAAAATGGGGCTTGTTTTCAACCCAACACTATAAAAGATCACTGTAATTATGCTGTTAACAGCTATTTTCAGAAAAAAGGTCAAGTTGTTGGCAGCTGTGATTTTTCTTCAACTGCCACTACTAGTGCTAACCCCCCTTCAA CTGCAGTTTCTACCTGTGTTTATCCTAATTCTCCAGG CAACTCAGGGACTCCAAATACCGGCACACCAGGCACCAGTACACCAGGAACCGGCACTCCGAATACCGGCACACCAGGCACCGGGACTGGCACGGGCACCGGGACAGGAACCGGAACCGGGACTGGGACGGGAACTGGTACAGGAGTAACCCCAACTCCATTCATAGGACCAGGATTAGGCCCAACAGGAAGTGGGAATGGGTTTGACAACAGTGGTAATGGTGTGGCTTCTATTCAAGCCATTTCTGGTTTGATCTTTGTGTCTCTAACTTCAGGACTATTCTTGCTGCTGTGGGATTGA